The Mesorhizobium sp. B2-8-5 genome segment ATCGAAGCCAGCACCAGCGGATACTCGACCTCGGCAAGAATGCGCTGGTAGAGCCCGGCCGGCGGCAATTCGCCGGCGAAGGAGGCGAAATATCGCTGCAGGAAGTGCTCGACTGCCTGGCCGATCGACAGATCGTCGGGGATGAGCGCGCCGCCGTCGGGCACGACCGGCCTTTCGCCGGTTTTCAGCTCGGATTCAATGATCTCCGACGAAATTTCGTCCTGCGAGTAGAGGGCGGCCAGCCGGCGCACCAGGTTTTCCAGCTCGCGCACGTTGCCCGGCCAGGGGTAGCGCTTCATGAGCTCGATGCCGCCGGACGAAATGCGCTTGGTCTGCAAGCCCTCGCTGGCGCCCTGCTTGAAGAAGTGCCGCACCAGATCGGGGATGTCCTCGGAACGCTCGCGCAGCGCCGGCAGCCTCAGCGGCACGACATTGAGGCGATAGAACAGGTCCTCGCGGAAGAGGCCCTGGTTGATGAGCGTGCGCAGATCCTTGTTTGTAGCCGCGACGATACGCACGTCGGTCTTGATCGGCGTGCGGCCGCCGACCGTGGTGTATTCACCCTGCTGCAGCACGCGCAGCAGCCGGGTCTGCGCTTCCATCGGCATGTCGCCGATCTCATCGAGGAACAGCGTGCCGCCCTCGGCCTGTTCAAAACGGCCGCTGGAGCGATTTTGTGCCCCGGTGAAGGCGCCCTTCTCGTGGCCGAACAGTTCCGATTCAATCAGGTCGCGCGGAATCGCCGCCATGTTGATGGCCACGAACGGGCCGCCGCGGCGGCGGCCATATTCATGCAGCGCGCGCGCCACCAGCTCCTTGCCGGTGCCGGACTCGCCGCTGATCATGACCGTGAGGTCGGTCTGCATCATGCGCGCCAGCATGCGGTAGATATCCTGCATGGCGGCGGAGCGGCCGACCAGCGGCATCGTCTCCGGCTGGTCTTCCGCGCGGGCATCGAGCTTCGGCCGCTTCGGCTCGGCCAGCGCCCGGTTGACGATGTTGAGCAGCTCCGTCAGGTCGAACGGCTTCGGCAGATATTCGTAGGCGCCGGTCTCGGAGGCGCGGATGGCGGTCATGAACGTGTTTTGCGCGCTCATGACGATGACCGGCAGCTCGGGCCGCGCCTTCTTGATGCGCGGCAGCATGTCGAAGGCGTTTTCGTCCGGCATCACCACATCGGTGATGACCAGATCGCCCTCGCCCGCCGCAACCCAGCGCCACAGCGTCGAGGCATTGGAGGTGACGCGCACCTCGTGGCCGACCCGCGACAGCGCCTGGTTGAGCACGGTGCGGATGGCCGCATCGTCGTCGGCGACGAGAATATTGCCGCGAGCGGTCATGTGCGGTCTCCTTCAGCTTCCTCGCCTGCGCCGGGCGCGGTCTCCTTCCAGGCCGGAAGCAGGATGCGGAATGTCGTCCCGCGCGGCGTCGAATCGCATTCGATGATGCCGCCATGCTCGCCGACGATCTTGGCTACCAGCGCCAGCCCAAGTCCTGAGCCATTGGGTT includes the following:
- the ntrC gene encoding nitrogen regulation protein NR(I); protein product: MTARGNILVADDDAAIRTVLNQALSRVGHEVRVTSNASTLWRWVAAGEGDLVITDVVMPDENAFDMLPRIKKARPELPVIVMSAQNTFMTAIRASETGAYEYLPKPFDLTELLNIVNRALAEPKRPKLDARAEDQPETMPLVGRSAAMQDIYRMLARMMQTDLTVMISGESGTGKELVARALHEYGRRRGGPFVAINMAAIPRDLIESELFGHEKGAFTGAQNRSSGRFEQAEGGTLFLDEIGDMPMEAQTRLLRVLQQGEYTTVGGRTPIKTDVRIVAATNKDLRTLINQGLFREDLFYRLNVVPLRLPALRERSEDIPDLVRHFFKQGASEGLQTKRISSGGIELMKRYPWPGNVRELENLVRRLAALYSQDEISSEIIESELKTGERPVVPDGGALIPDDLSIGQAVEHFLQRYFASFAGELPPAGLYQRILAEVEYPLVLASMTATRGNQIKAAELLGLNRNTLRKKIRELGVNVYKSARQP